One window of Deltaproteobacteria bacterium genomic DNA carries:
- a CDS encoding sigma 54-interacting transcriptional regulator has translation MTEPETVDLVANIVGRSKELARVLTVIKKVAPYKSTVLLTGESGTGKELFAKAIHALSPRAGRPMIVVNCGAIPENLLEAELFGHVKGAYTGAVSTQEGLFEKAQGGTVFLDEVGELPLEMQVKLLRAIQEEEIMKVGDRRPIKLDIRIVAATNKDLGTEVNEGRFREDLHYRLNVVHIQIPPLRDRLDDLPVLSKHFIEKFAARLDKRVAGISAEALGMLMNYDWPGNVRELENVFEQTIVLMEEGAEIVGADLPIFLERRGYERRNRFRQEALDKKLSITDYTKDFITRFQDQHTEKELAQYLGITTKTLWEKRKAWNMPRTRR, from the coding sequence ATGACCGAGCCCGAGACCGTCGATCTCGTCGCCAACATCGTTGGGCGCAGCAAGGAACTCGCCCGCGTTCTGACGGTGATCAAGAAGGTCGCGCCGTACAAAAGCACCGTACTGCTGACCGGCGAATCCGGGACCGGCAAGGAATTGTTCGCCAAGGCGATCCACGCCCTGAGCCCGCGCGCCGGTCGCCCGATGATCGTGGTGAATTGCGGCGCGATCCCCGAAAACCTGCTGGAAGCCGAACTGTTCGGCCACGTCAAAGGCGCTTATACCGGCGCGGTCTCCACCCAGGAAGGTTTGTTCGAAAAGGCCCAGGGCGGCACCGTGTTTTTGGACGAGGTCGGCGAGTTGCCCCTCGAAATGCAGGTCAAGCTGCTGCGCGCGATTCAGGAAGAGGAGATCATGAAGGTCGGCGACCGCCGGCCGATCAAGCTCGACATCCGCATCGTCGCGGCGACCAACAAGGACCTCGGCACGGAGGTGAACGAGGGTCGTTTCCGCGAAGACCTGCACTACCGGCTCAACGTCGTCCACATCCAGATTCCGCCCCTGCGCGATCGGCTCGACGATCTCCCCGTGTTGTCGAAACACTTCATCGAAAAGTTCGCGGCGCGACTCGACAAACGCGTGGCCGGCATCTCCGCCGAGGCGCTGGGGATGCTCATGAATTACGACTGGCCGGGAAACGTGCGCGAGCTCGAAAACGTCTTCGAGCAGACCATCGTGCTCATGGAAGAGGGCGCGGAGATCGTCGGTGCGGACTTGCCGATTTTCCTCGAACGGCGCGGCTACGAGCGACGCAATCGCTTCCGTCAGGAGGCGCTCGACAAGAAGCTGTCGATCACCGACTACACCAAGGACTTCATCACGCGGTTCCAGGACCAGCACACGGAGAAGGAACTCGCGCAGTACCTCGGTATAACTACCAAGACGCTGTGGGAGAAGCGCAAGGCGTGGAACATGCCGCGCACGCGGAGGTGA
- a CDS encoding cation transporter, with translation MTHRPEEKRRLRIAVAITATTMAVEIVGGIWTGSLALISDAGHMFTHAFALGLSLVAIAVASRPTTPERSFGLYRVEVLAALFNAITLAAITFFIAREAWERLMSPQPILAGQMLVVAIFGLVVNIVTAFVLSGAGHDDLNFRSAFLHMVGDTLSSVAIVGGALMIRWTGWLWIDPVLSVLICVVILIWAWGLTRDSVRILLEESPRNVKTAVVTSRIRDQFAEIALVDDVHVWTITSGMHAMTAYVELARDLPLAEQSELAHRLRHFVADEFSIAHAVFQFEPRGDT, from the coding sequence GTGACGCACCGCCCGGAAGAGAAGCGCCGCCTGCGCATCGCGGTCGCGATCACGGCGACGACCATGGCCGTCGAGATCGTCGGCGGCATCTGGACGGGCAGCCTGGCGCTGATCTCCGACGCCGGGCACATGTTCACGCACGCATTTGCCCTTGGTCTCAGCCTCGTCGCCATCGCCGTCGCGTCGCGGCCGACCACGCCCGAGCGCAGCTTCGGGCTCTACCGCGTCGAGGTCCTGGCGGCACTTTTCAACGCGATCACCCTCGCGGCCATCACGTTCTTCATCGCGCGTGAAGCCTGGGAGCGGCTCATGTCGCCACAGCCCATCCTCGCGGGTCAGATGTTGGTCGTGGCGATCTTCGGCCTCGTCGTCAACATCGTGACCGCGTTTGTACTGTCGGGCGCCGGACACGACGACCTGAATTTCCGCTCAGCGTTTCTGCACATGGTCGGCGACACGCTCTCGTCCGTCGCCATCGTCGGCGGCGCGTTGATGATCCGCTGGACCGGTTGGTTGTGGATCGATCCCGTGCTGTCGGTGCTGATCTGCGTGGTGATCTTGATCTGGGCGTGGGGGCTCACGCGCGATTCCGTGCGCATCCTGCTGGAAGAATCGCCTCGCAACGTGAAGACCGCCGTAGTCACCTCGCGTATCCGCGACCAGTTCGCCGAGATCGCCCTCGTTGACGATGTTCACGTGTGGACCATCACCTCGGGCATGCACGCGATGACAGCCTATGTGGAACTCGCGCGCGACCTGCCGCTCGCCGAGCAGAGCGAACTCGCGCACCGGTTGCGTCACTTCGTCGCGGATGAATTCTCGATCGCGCACGCGGTATTTCAGTTCGAGCCCCGCGGCGACACGTGA